CTTGTTCTGCTCACTGAGTTTCCCGTACTCAAACTTCTTAGGAAAATGATTTCCTACAATATTTTAATAGCAACAAATCAGTCAAAAAGGCTCAGTTTCATTTTCTGTACccaaatgaaatgaaaataaagaaattaaagaaccgaAGTAAGCACAAGTTGAAGGGATGTTACTGTCGTGGTTTATTCCCAATGCATCTGCTACCTTGGTAGGTGTTATGTATATTCTACCATACAAAGTGTCCAAGTATCTATAATAGTCATCATAGCAAGCAATCAATTCTCTCAAGAGCTTCTGAGAGACATTCATTTCCGGAATATGTGCCAGCGCACCAAATCCCATTTCGTCGACAATATCTCTCTTTTGCTGACTGATTGCCTTGAACACCCTCGCTATTGCTTTTATCTGGCATCTGAGATCGTGAGTTTTCTGCAAGGTTTTGAAACAGTATGTTATGATATatttataacataaaaatagaGTTTATTTGAATAAAAGGGGATAAATATATTTGATGTGTATATATGCTTACGTTATAGCGCGGTTTCTGCTTTTTTGCCACCatcatctttttcatttttgctgTAAGGACAAAAAAAGTTGGTCAATACTTCACTCAATATACCGACAAGCACAAGCATGCATATTTTAATCAAGTGATGTAAATCAGCAACTCCAATGAACCGAACTCCATTCACGTTTGAATAAAACGTGACAAatattcaatcatcaagaaaaatatttctgcatgCAAAAGAACTCAATTGAACActtaacaatcaagtgaatgtAAATCAGCAACTCTAATGAACCGAACTCCATTCATGTTTTGAATAAAACGTGACAAGCATTCAAtcatcaaaaaaaatatttctacatGCAAAAGAACTCAACTGAACACTTAACAATTAAGTGAATCTAAATCAGCAACTGCAATGAACCGAACTCCATTCACATTTGAAGAAaacgtgataaacattcaattagcaagaaaaatatttctacatGCAAAAGAACCCAATTGAACAGtttaacaatcaagtgaatttAAATCAGCAACTCCAATGAACCGAACTATATATCACAAAAAGAAACTAACAACAAATTTCCATTTGTATGTCCTagttatgcaaaaaaaaaattaaaatcagaaTAACTCGATCTACTAAACGAAGCAACTCAATCTAGTAAACCTTAAATCCAACTAGGAGAAACGCGAAAATGCGAGATTTTAAATGAACAGTAGTTTTTCTCATACCTTTCGCAGTCtatgttcttatttttgtttgttttttcttctttttttcgaaatcttcTCGTGATTCTTTAGTAAAAGTAGAGAACACAAACGAGttttgagagattttgagaGAAATTTAAATTCCAGTAGCGGTTTCGAGGTTGAAGAAAGAACGTTTCACATTCAAAGCACGAATGAATATGATAACGTTTTGGGAGATTTGAAAACGTTTTGGACACGTTTCatttaatgagattaaatttttttgtgttgagCCAACTTAAATGAACTTGGATGAATAATTACATTAATGTATAGCCCAACTATTTTCCTATATTGGAGTTCTTCAAAAAGTTGTTTCAGCCGCATAAGTTTTAATGAAGTTAATGTCTTAGCACGATATTTTGCTTTGAACACTAGTTCGTGTAACCACACCTTGCttcttacttttcttttcttttcttttctttttgggtcAGTGGACAAGGCCGGGTGAAACCGACCCGACCCAAACAACAACCCACAACCCACAAATTCAAACAATAACCTCTCCCACTCACTGGAGACCCATAGCAagagaaaatcaaattcaacattCATGCTTCGACAAGTTGAGAGGATGGAGGCTCTGCTCGGATGCATTGGCTCCGGCAACTGCGCCTAAATTGGCAAGGATAGTTCTTGAGGCGTAAGATGTTGGAGGCGACCGCGCGACAAGGCTCCTGAAGAAAACGACGGACGCTACAGGTACCTATCAATTCCCAACTACCTTTACTATTCACACTATGCTTGAGGGGTTGATGGCCTGGCTTATGAATTGGTACTGCCCAGAGAactagaaagaaaagaaaggacaAAACAAGGAAGCAATGCTCCGGGGACACAAAGGAAGAATCACACAAAAGGACAGTGGATCATGTTGGTacacaataaataaattttctctCTAAGCCCTGACTACCATGTTAATGTAGACAAATTTATGGAGATATTTATCAACTACTATTATAAATACTAAACTACTAACTATCAACTATTTGCATAAAGGATAAGCTACAGTCTACCAACTACTATCTATATCTTGACTTTTACTAGTTTTTCCCCTCTGATTTTAGCATCCTGGTTAGAGTTTGAAAAGTGGAAGTGATTTTGAGGCCTCTTTTGGCATTGAGACAGTAGACAGATTTGGTAGTATATGATTACTACTATTGGTTTTTATGATGAAACTAGTGTTAAACCCGTGCATTggcttatatttaaatttgataagttaaattaaaaataatattttataactatatatttttttaaatttagtataacACTATCATCGTCGTTATATAATAAACGTGTTAAATATgttgttttatctttattcaaagtaaaatataaatagaagagtttgaagtttataatattcttaaaCCATAAGGAGGGAgacatgaaaaaaataagaacatatataactgTAATAATAGCATGTTAATTTACActaaattttgtataaaaagctaataaaaatttatcgatCGATAACCTAGTATCTTACTAACTTCATTAGAAAAGCAATTGGTATAGGATGTTGTGCTCCTTGTTacacatttcatttcaaatctgaaaaaagagttatagataaattagttatatctatAGTAAATATTTGTGCAAAAGTATAAATTGTAACatgttattaaaataaaaataatattattcttacctaaatattattaaaaacctctttgaacacgacatttgttgttgatgactttGGATTGCCGTCTTCGTCTAGAATTAAAACCCTGAGGCCACTGCGACTCTTAACTCTTGACAAAGCAACATAAAGTTGTCCATGGGTGAACACTGATTTTGGCAAATAAAGCCCTACATGTGATAATGATTGACCCTGACTCTTGTTAATGGTCATTGCAAAGCATACTGTCAATGGAAATTGTCTCCGTTGGAACTTAAATGGCAATCCTGAATCTGaagggatcaagttcattcttggAATGTACACTTTATCTCCAATATTTCTACCGGTCACTACCGTCGCTCCAATTACATTGCTGCCAAGGTCGTTAACTATTAATCTTGTCCCATTGCATAAACCTGAAGTCTGGTCTATGTTTCGCAGTAGCATTACAGCGACTCCTGGCTTCAAAGTCAACTTGTGATTGGGTAGTCCCGAACATTTGATGTCATTTAGGAATTCTGGTGTGAACCACTCTTGTCGTACATCTTCATTCTCatcagcttgacatgttgtgtcAGAGCTCAAATACTCCTTTTCCATCCCTGGAAAGATTGTCAAGACAAAATCGTTTACCTTCTCGACACTCTCAAGCGTGGGTGCAAGAATTGCCCTACTCTGAAAATACCTGTAATCTGACATGTTTTGCAACAAATTTGGATATGCAAAGTCTACCAAATGAGAGAGAGGATCATCAGGAGTTGTAATCAATAGATCATTTGGAATTTCAACTTCTGATTCATCACCAACAACAGAGCCAATATTTCCATTTCCAACATCAAGTATCCAATTAGCGAATCTCTTCATTTCACTTTCATCTTGATCCAAAGAAGACATTAGAAGCCTCATATTCGTATGCAGTTTCAGAACCTTACAAAATGACCACAGATGGGATGAGTTAATAGCGGATGTCAATATATCGTGTCTACTTCCTTTCGGAATCACCGGAAGTATTTGTCTGAAATCACCTCCTAGAACAACAACCTTACCACCAAATGGTTGATGTGTCTTATGTTGATCGGTAATTGACATAAGATCCCTGAGCGTCCGATCAAGTGCTTCAAAGCACATTTTATTGAGCATTGGAGCTTCATCCCAAATTATTAAGCTACTTTGGATGAGCAGCTCAGCCTTCAAACTGTCGTGCTTGATGTTGCAAGTAGATTCATCAGTAATTGTAATAGCATTGAGTATCTCATCAAATACTAACCTTTGCTCATGAGTCATCTTTTGTTCTGTATATAAGTTTGTATGAGTCAACTCATTTGTGTCATATGCTAACTCCTCCTCTATTAGCTTATTCTGAAAAAGGCGAACATGAGACATCTCAGGATATGGCATTGATTGATAGTCTCTTAAAGATCTCGCATTGCTGTTGAGTATCTTCTCAATCTCAATAAGGCAGAGGTTTTTCAATTCGTCATCAGTCATGTTTAGTCCTAGAAAAAGCACATAGTGattttatgaaatatttaataagtaattctaaaataaaactattaatattcttaataaaaataaagataataagaGAATACAAtcttgatataaaaaaaaagacatagtaaaataCCTTGGTTTTTCAAAGCTTTTCTCCTCTCATATAGTATTCCATCAGCCAATAATGTCCAAGTTGCATTCCAAACACGCTCTGGGTTGCTAATGCTATTAGATATCAGTAGCATCGCAAATAATTTTCTCAATTGATGACCAGATGCAAGTTCAGCTACCTCATTAATAGCTGCAATGAATTCCCTATCATCGCACAGTAGTCCCATGGAATAGCAAGCATCTTGGAAGTTAGAATATATAATTCCATTAACTGTCCTAATATACTCATATGTTGTGCAACCTCTCTGAACAGCTAACAAAAttctcatataataaatatcacCTGTACCCGGTGGAACATAATTTAACCTCCCGATAGAATACCCTCTTTTGCGTGGATGCCATACCCTTGATTCTCTATCATAAACAAATTGATTTGGAAATTCAGCATACGTCAAAGTTTGACCtgcttcaaattttttattggccTCCATCTACGCTAAGAACATTgtacattttccttcctcttcttccatgatTTCTTCAAGATCGTCATCATCTTTAAAGATGATATTTTGCTCTCCAGGCAAATGAAAGGTTAATCTCATCACTGAAGGCCACCTTTGATGAATATCATACGCTAAGATTCTCCACACAGTGGAACCACATTCCTATTATCCATATGGACTCCCTTCTTCTCAGTAACCACCCCTGTGTCTCGTCTTCTATATGATGGGTATCCACTATCATCGATAACTGTGGTTTTACTGAATGTCTTGGGATAATATTTGGTGCAGTACCCATCTTTCATGCAGGAAGATTTTGAGAATGCTCTACCACATGGTCCATGAATCATATATGTAGATACAGCTCTAAACAATTTTGGATGCTGAGCAGGATCTGGCAACTCTGAAGATATTAACTGATCAATTTGAGTTGTCGTTGTTATCTTATGGtctccacttaaccataaaagAATGTGAGCATGTGGTAGACCTCTTTTTTGGAATTCCACCGTATACATCCCTTAtaccaaaaagacaaaaaaaaattatatgttatatTTAAACTATCTATTTTATGTATGTGCTTTGATAAATTAAGggtgataataaaaaatcaacaatacgttaagtaagaaaatattttgccatttattttataacaatctaaaggatagaaatatttaaaaatcagTTTCGAACCAAACCTCTTTAACATTTATTGTATTTCTTTTCAATAGTATTTTATAAgaattatttattgtatttataatATCAGAGATTgtattgtctttttctttaagaaTTGTATTAGAAAatcatcagaatttattattttcagttATCAATTAgttatcaatatttaaaagtatgaaataaaatatattattagattactaaactaataaaattaaactaaaagaattgatttgataattaagtgatgataaaaaataataaattatgatggattatctttttcttttcacggtaaaaattaaaaacctcAAACCTGTGACTGTGAGGTTGTGAGCTGATGTTACCTTCTTTTTTTGTTGGAAGCCAAGTTTTGTTATTGTAATGGACTAGGCCTACTTAAAATGGTTTATTATAGGTTTTTGTATCGTAAATCTTTCGGGGCCGGCGAAATATGTATATTTGTGAACCTTAAAAAAAGATATCGTTACTTTTACAAA
The Arachis duranensis cultivar V14167 chromosome 5, aradu.V14167.gnm2.J7QH, whole genome shotgun sequence genome window above contains:
- the LOC107488689 gene encoding uncharacterized protein LOC107488689; this encodes MEANKKFEAGQTLTYAEFPNQFVYDRESRVWHPRKRGYSIGRLNYVPPGTGDIYYMRILLAVQRGCTTYEYIRTVNGIIYSNFQDACYSMGLLCDDREFIAAINEVAELASGHQLRKLFAMLLISNSISNPERVWNATWTLLADGILYERRKALKNQGLNMTDDELKNLCLIEIEKILNSNARSLRDYQSMPYPEMSHVRLFQNKLIEEELAYDTNELTHTNLYTEQKMTHEQRLVFDEILNAITITDESTCNIKHDSLKAELLIQSSLIIWDEAPMLNKMCFEALDRTLRDLMSITDQHKTHQPFGGKVVVLGGDFRQILPVIPKGSRHDILTSAINSSHLWSFCKVLKLHTNMRLLMSSLDQDESEMKRFANWILDVGNGNIGSVVGDESEVEIPNDLLITTPDDPLSHLVDFAYPNLLQNMSDYRYFQSRAILAPTLESVEKVNDFVLTIFPGMEKEYLSSDTTCQADENEDVRQEWFTPEFLNDIKCSGLPNHKLTLKPGVAVMLLRNIDQTSGLCNGTRLIVNDLGSNVIGATVVTGRNIGDKVYIPRMNLIPSDSGLPFKFQRRQFPLTVCFAMTINKSQGQSLSHVGLYLPKSVFTHGQLYVALSRVKSRSGLRVLILDEDGNPKSSTTNVVFKEVFNNI